One Malassezia restricta chromosome III, complete sequence DNA segment encodes these proteins:
- a CDS encoding 3'(2'), 5'-bisphosphate nucleotidase, translated as MLSWFTRALRVGVKPAYQSTLRIQRISTMGAYMADERAVAMAAVRTACAITTKVFKTLTSDESVTKKDKSPVTIGDFSAQAAVNYILKKHFPQDSIVAEETSTDLQGDAGKSIRDKVSHLVNEALQASGDIQQPLSDDDILSSIDQGAFEGGSDARFWTLDPIDGTKGFLRGGQYAVCLALIVNGHIELGVMGCPNLPRDVSQPKPKDGDIRHSSMEGLGVLFVAARGHGAFVAPINDTEAPLEPIHMRDLEGDFTRATFCESVEAGHSSLGTNARIAQILGMGDQHVRMDSQAKYASISRGDGDVYLRLPVGDGSYQEKIWDHASGSLLVAEAGGTVSDLAGRPLNFGLGRVLSANKGVVACQSNMHAKVIEAVASALKEEGRSGLLSV; from the coding sequence ATGCTATCTTGGTTCACACGGGCCCTCCGAGTTGGTGTGAAACCCGCATATCAAAGTACGCTTCGTATTCAGAGAATATCTACAATGGGAGCATACATGGCCGATGAACGAGCGGTGGCTATGGCTGCTGTGCGTACGGCGTGTGCTATCACGACAAAAGTATTCAAGACTCTTACATCGGACGAGTCTGTCACGAAGAAAGACAAGTCGCCCGTCACGATTGGGGACTTTAGTGCGCAGGCAGCTGTGAATTATATCTTGAAGAAGCACTTTCCGCAAGACAGTATTGTGGCTGAAGagacgtcgacggacctTCAAGGCGATGCGGGGAAGTCGATTCGCGACAAGGTGTCTCATCTGGTGAATGAGGCTCTGCAAGCATCAGGCGATATCCAGCAGCCACTTTCGGACGATGACATTCTCTCGAGTATTGATCAAGGTGCATTCGAAGGCGGTAGCGACGCGCGCTTCTGGACCCTTGATCCTATTGATGGCACCAAAGGCTTCCTTCGTGGTGGTCAGTATGCGGTGTGTCTTGCGTTGATTGTTAATGGGCACATCGAGCTGGGCGTCATGGGATGTCCTAACCTGCCTCGTGATGTAAGTCAACCCAAGCCGAAGGATGGTGACATCCGCCATTCTTCCATGGAGGGCCTGGGTGTGTTGTTCGTGGCTGCACGTGGACATGGTGCGTTTGTTGCGCCGATCAATGATACCGAAGCGCCGTTGGAGCCCATTCATATGCGTGACTTGGAGGGAGACTTCACCAGGGCGACGTTCTGTGAGTCGGTGGAAGCAGGTCACTCGTCGCTTGGTACCAACGCGCGTATTGCGCAGATCCTTGGTATGGGCGACCAGCATGTGCGTATGGATAGCCAGGCAAAGTATGCCAGTATTTCACGCGGTGATGGTGACGTGTACTTGCGCCTGCCTGTCGGCGATGGCTCCTACCAGGAAAAGATCTGGGACCATGCATCAGGCTCCTTGTTGGTGGCAGAGGCTGGTGGTACCGTCTCAGACCTGGCTGGACGACCCCTCAACTTTGGGCTAGGCCGTGTTTTGTCTGCGAACAAGGGCGTAGTCGCATGTCAATCGAATATGCATGCCAAGGTGATTGAGGCCGTAGCCAGCGCGCTCAAGGAAGAAGGCCGATCGGGCCTCTTGTCTGTGTAA
- a CDS encoding nicotinate-nucleotide pyrophosphorylase (carboxylating) encodes MATQAKYAHLLPPSWKHVVQDWLREDCPAFDWGGYVVGDAFRTATLWCKQEGVLAGVPFVDAIFEQLQCDVRWLFEEGRYLTASDNVDDVAYGTVKIAVAQVSGPVRNLLLGERVALNTLARCSGIATASRDLLDASRAAGFEGIVAGTRKTTPGFRLVEKYGMIVGGVDAHRYDLSSMVMLKDNHVWSTGSITSAVTTARRAAGFSIRIDVEVPSYREAREAICAGADVVMLDNMAGDELVQTAQRLKEELGKDYHFLLESSGGITLANLSTGQRVNHAIDIISTSSIHQSTRHIDFSLKVDH; translated from the exons ATGGCCACCCAAGCCAAGTACGCACATCTACTCCCGCCGTCATGGAAGCATGTGGTGCAAGACTGGCTCCGAGAAGACTGCCCAGCCTTTGATTGGGGTGGCTACGTTGTAGGTGATGCTTTTCGCACAGCGACGCTGTGGTGCAAGCAGGAAGGCGTGCTGGCTGGCGTGCCGTTCGTGGATGCCATCTTTGAGCAGTTGCAATGCGA cgtgcgctggctCTTTGAAGAGGGGCGATACCTGACAGCCAGCGACAATGTCGATGACGTGGCCTATGGCACGGTCAAAATCGCTGTGGCGCAAGTTTCGGGGCCTGTGCGAAACTtgctgctgggcgagcGTGTGGCGCTGAACACGCTCGCCCGGTGTTCAGGCATTGCCACAGCTTCGCGCGATCTGCTAGATGCTTCGCGTGCGGCTGGCTTCGAGGGTATCGTGGCTGGCACCCGCAAGACAACGCCAGGTTTCCGCCTGGTGGAAAAGTATGGTATGATTGTGGGTGGCGTGGATGCGCATCGCTATGATCTGAGTAGTATGGTCATGCTCAAAGATAATCACGTATGGAGCACGGGATCGATCACGTCGGCTGTGACTACGGCGCGCCGGGCTGCCGGCTTCTCTATTCGCATTGATGTCGAAGTGCCATCGTACCGAGAAGCCCGAGAGGCGATTTGTGCTGGCGCGGATGTGGTGATGCTCGACAATATGGCCGGAGACGAGCTGGTGCAgacggcacagcgcctcAAGGAAGAACTAGGCAAGGACTATCATTTCCTATTGGAAAGCAGTGGCGGAATTACCTTAGCCAATCTCTCGACGGGACAGCGGGTGAACCATGCCATTGACATTATTTCTACGAGCTCCATCCATCAGTCGACACGGCATATTGATTTTAGTCTGAAAGTGGACCACTAG
- a CDS encoding AAA domain (dynein-related subfamily), translated as MVRDAPRRRVQLVTRHFQAGVRAPAKSLTPATELGTFRLGPHVAIPVHAADAPERVPPTRLMLDTEDPIVLEHLEFLGKKWQLRQDVFLSSPPGPYARRLCQTFAALIQVPVEYVSLHRDIGEAELLQQRSLEAGGNLRYDDGPVVRAMKHGRLLILDGIERAERGVMPILNNILENREQNLADGTQLVPAERIAADDAGHGHARFVPVHPDFRVFCLGVPVPPYRGHPLDPPFRSRFQARWVEGAVFGPALRAATSSQGSSLLERWGEWLALLRLHHEASQEEGILPATELLPHVPTTAMPLLRDIASVYPPTTALPPAHGRPEAGARVAESSLAMLSTAYPAILTFDAKKRQSLHDMLARVALHGGVGGPATFRAGRGLVGYTIERVVRVSATSARLTFRHDGGDVHVEVPCGPRPLVPLDTLDQEHVSLTPRVKSLLTTMLQLHSLGRDICMVPATLDAESRSQASSSKSTCIHLFAALLGYRVETIWLWKDVSGTELLMRRATTPSGATIWEPAPLTLSALRGSLVHLAGVHVLGPTLESLSRLTQDREMELWDGTRLTTEADVPLSNELADGHVCRMAPNVRIIATAPQIGDWLSEGVANMFATLAAPPMTADEERAVVQQQSGVSDTALDPVWAFVHKYRTQASDANVGLHKARRFGTRQLIRIARRLARWPDDDVYRLLFRNQLCDFLPRTVRDIVHHMLLDVGIAPHGSEGAFQYKPPLRLSAPVVEAGTLAFFDESGKPVLRVPRYDWRTKDPEGASLIPNAHGSFFHNTQQTGLMHSIVQDLETLDEHLLLMGAQGTGKNKIMDQVLELLDRPREYIQMNRDSTVGELLQRAYLEDGQLKYADSPLVRAIRCGRVMVVDEVDKCSASVSAVFKSLAERGELTLPDGRRVVPQGSVADPTAITVHPDFRLVLLANRPGWPFLGNAFTEVIGEGFSSYAVSNPDAESEVQLLCRMAPNLDPKLIRSLVLSFHGLREAFDQDLISHPYSLRELIHIVRHLSRYEGENLGDVMLNALAFDLHRPESLRLIARVFADHGLKLGGITLEQVQQRLEKQARAKQLRVEYKPKGDTSLDKPKKGKDDPNNDPHVGGNTWRGGTGGRDTAGLGGRGGFERLYKGHKIHQIPKELKEEVPDHIRAEARKMAEQALADKLAEDRLDRDEAQFMRRIKANVEGQVLHLANVLNGLTANEHERRWLVRQQEGQLDERRLTEGLVGERAIFKRRSEAPPEVGAPQMKPKRIRIVLDASASMYHMQFDGRLSRELETCLMIMEAMQRVDPTRFEFDIVAHSGDQVVIPLVKLGATPKNDGDRFRILRDIVAYTQYCMSGDHTVECITQSIKDVRDREADDYFVIALSDANLSRYGITPEILGRALKRDEKVKAAVIFIDRGGVEAGSVARALPGRAFVAEDTKDIPRVLSDILTSLIQS; from the coding sequence ATGgtacgcgacgcgcctcgacgccgGGTCCAGCTTGTGACGCGGCATTTTCAAGCgggcgtacgtgcgccgGCCAAGTCACTGACGCCGGCGACggagctcggcacgtttCGTCTGGGACCGCACGTCGCGATCCCCGTGCATGCGGCGGATGCGCCGGAGCGCGTCCCGCCCACGCGCCTGATGCTCGATACGGAGGACCCGATCGTGCTGGAGCACCTCGAATTCCTCGGCAAGAAGTGGCAGCTGCGGCAGGATGTGTTCTTGTCGTCGCCACCGGGCCCGTACGCGCGCCGGCTGTGCCAGACATTTGCCGCGCTGATCCAGGTGCCTGTAGAATACGTgtcgctgcatcgcgatatcggcgaggcggagctcctgcagcagcgctcgctcgaAGCCGGCGGCAACCTGCGCTACGACGACGGGCCTGTCGTCCGTGCGATGAAGCACGGCCGCCTCCTCATTCTTgacggcatcgagcgcgcggaGCGCGGCGTGATGCCGATCCTCAACAACATCCTCGAAAACCGCGAGCAGAATCTCGCGGACGGCACTCAGCTCGTGCccgccgagcgcatcgccgccgaTGACGCCGGCCACGGACACGCCCGCTTTGTGCCTGTGCACCCCGACTTTCGCGTGTTTTGCCTcggcgtgcctgtgccgccgtACCGCGGACACCCGCTCGATCCGCCCTTCCGCTCCCGTTTCCAGGCGCGCTGGGTCGAGGGCGCCGTGTTTGGACCCGCGCTCAGGGCCGCAACCTCGTCGCAGGGCTCGTCCCTGCTGGAGCGCTGGGGCGAGTGGCTCGCTTtgctgcgcctgcaccaCGAGGCTAGTCAGGAGGAAGGCATACTGCCTGCGACCGAGCTCctgccgcatgtgccgaCGACCGCCATGCCCCTTCTCCGCGACATCGCCTCGGTGTACCCGCCGACGACCGCCCTGCCTCccgcgcacggccgacCCGAGGCcggcgcacgcgtcgcCGAGTCGTCCCTCGCGATGCTGAGTACCGCGTACCCAGCTATATTGACCTTCGATGCCAAGAAGCGCCAATCCCTCCATGACATGCTGGCACGCGTCGCACTCCacggcggcgtgggcggcCCGGCCACCTTCCGCGCGGGTCGCGGCCTGGTGGGCTACACCATCGAAcgtgtcgtgcgcgtgtctgcgacgtcggcgcgccTCACATTCcgccacgacggcggcgacgtgcacgtcgaGGTGCCGTGTGGTCCGCGGCCGCTGGTGCCGCTCGATACCCTGGACCAGGAGCACGTGTCGCtcacgccgcgcgtcaAGTCGCTGCTGACCACGATGCTTCAGCTGCATAGCCTCGGACGTGATATATGTATGGTGCCTGCCACGCTCGACGCCGAGTCGCGCTCTcaggcatcgtcgtccaaGTCGACGTGCATACACTTGTTTGCCGCCTTGCTCGGCTACCGAGTCGAGACCATTTGGCTGTGGAAAGATGTGAGTGGCACGGAGCTCTTGATGCGCCGGGCCACGACACCCAGCGGTGCCACGATCTGGGAGCCGGCGCCTCTGACTCTGTCGGCCCTGCGTGGCTCCCTGGTGCACCTCGCTGGCGTGCACGTCCTGGGCCCGACGCTCGAAAGTCTGTCTCGGCTCACGCAGGACCGCGAAATGGAGCTCTGGGATGGCACGCGTCTCACGACAGAGGCAGACGTACCGCTCTCGAacgagctggccgacgGCCATGTATGTCGCATGGCACCGAATGTGCGCATCATCGCTACGGCGCCCCAGATCGGCGACTGGCTATCGGAAGGCGTAGCCAACATGTTTGCTACGCTAGCTGCGCCTCCGATGACGGcggacgaggagcgcgctgtcgtccagcagcagTCAGGCGTATCAGACACCGCCCTCGACCCCGTGTGGGCCTTTGTGCACAAGTACCGCACGCAAGCGTCCGACGCGAATGTCGGCCTGCACAAGGCCCGCCGCTTCGGCACGCGTCAGCTCATCCGCATCGCTCGACGTCTCGCGCGCTGgcctgacgacgacgtgtaCCGCCTCCTGTTCCGGAATCAGCTCTGCGACTTTTTGCCTCGTACGGTGCGCGATATCGTGCACCacatgctgctggatgtgggcatcgcgccgcatggctCAGAGGGCGCGTTCCAGTACAAGCCTCCGCTCCGCTTGTCCGCACCTGTAGTCGAAGCAGGCACCCTTGCCTTCTTCGACGAGAGCGGCAAGCCtgtgctgcgtgtgccgcgctACGACTGGCGCACCAAGGATCCTGAAGGCGCCTCACTGATTCCCAACGCCCACGGCTCTTTCTTCCACAACACGCAGCAGACGGGGCTGATGCACTCGATCGTACAGGATCTCGAAacgctcgacgagcatCTCCTGCTTATGGGTGCTCAGGGGACTGGCAAGAACAAGATCATGGACCAGGTactcgagctcctcgatCGTCCGCGCGAGTACATCCAAATGAACCGCGACTCGACGGTCGGCGagctcctgcagcgcgcctACCTCGAAGACGGCCAGCTCAAGTACGCCGACTCGCCGTTGGTCCGTGCGATCAGATGCGGCCGCGTAATGGTCGTCGATGAAGTGGACAAGTGCTCGGCGTCCGTCTCTGCCGTGTTCAAGtcgctggccgagcgcggcgagctCACGCTGCCCGATGgccgacgcgtcgtgccgcaGGGCAGCGTGGCTGATCCGACGGCCATTACCGTGCACCCCGACTTCCGCCTTGTGCTCCTGGCCAACCGACCCGGCTGGCCGTTCCTGGGCAACGCCTTCACCGAGGTGATCGGCGAGGGCTTTAGCTCGTACGCCGTGTCGAATCCCGATGCCGAGTCAGAGGTACAGCTCCtgtgccgcatggcgccgaACTTGGATCCCAAGCTGATCCGCTCACTGGTCCTATCGTTCCATGGCTTGCGCGAGGCATTTGACCAGGACCTCATCAGTCATCCATACTCGCTACGTGAGCTGATCCACATTGTGCGCCATTTAAGTCGCTACGAGGGCGAGAACCTTGGCGACGTGATGCTGAATGCTCTGGCGTTTGACCTGCACCGTCCCGAGTCGCTTCGACTGATTGCGCGTGTATTTGCCGACCACGGCCTCAAACTGGGCGGCATCACTCTCGAGCAGGTacagcagcgtctcgagaagcaggcgcgggccaagcagctgcgtgtCGAGTACAAGCCCAAGGGCGATACGAGCCTCGACAAGCCCAAGAAAGGCAAGGACGATCCCAACAACGACCCGCACGTAGGTGGCAACACttggcgcggcggcacaggcggtCGTGATACGGCGGgtctcggcggccgcggcggctTTGAGCGCCTGTACAAGGGCCACAAGATCCATCAGATTCCCAAGGAGCTCAAGGAAGAGGTGCCGGACCACATTCGCGCCGAGGCACGCAagatggccgagcaggccctGGCCGACAAATTAGCCGAGGACCGCTTGGACCGAGACGAGGCCCAGTTtatgcggcgcatcaaggCCAATGTCGAAGGCCAGGTCCTGCACTTGGCCAACGTGCTCAACGGTCTCACGGCAAacgagcacgagcgtcgcTGGCTGGTGCGTCAGCAGGAAGGCcagctggacgagcgccgaCTCACCGAGGGTCTCGTGGGCGAGCGGGCCATTTtcaagcggcgcagcgaGGCACCACCTGAGGTGGGGGCGCCGCAAATGAAACCGAAGCGAATCCGCATTGTGCTTGATGCATCAGCGTCCATGTACCATATGCAGTTTGATGGGCGCCTGTCTCGTGAGCTCGAGACGTGCCTCATGATCATGGAGGCGATGCAACGTGTGGACCCAACGCGCTTCGAGTTCGACATTGTGGCACACTCGGGCGATCAAGTCGTCATTCCTCTCGTCAAACTCGGCGCCACGCCCAAGAACGACGGCGATCGCTTCCGCATCTTGCGCGATATCGTCGCCTACACGCAATACTGCATGTCGGGTGATCATACGGTCGAGTGCATTACCCAGTCTATCAAGGACGTCCGCGATCGCGAGGCTGACGACTACTTCGTGATTGCTCTCTCGGACGCAAACTTGAGCCGCTACGGCATCACACCCGAGATACTCGGCCGCGCGCTGAAGCGCGACGAAAAGGTCAAGGCGGCTGTCATCTTTATCGACAGAGGCGGCGTGGAAGCTGGCAGCGTGGCTCGGGCCCTGCCTGGCCGTGCCTTTGTGGCCGAGGATACGAAAGACATCCCACGCGTGCTGTCCGACATTCTCACGTCGCTCATACAGAGCTAG
- a CDS encoding regulatory associated protein of mTOR: protein MVETPPHDPLTEANVQKLEAATMPVRVRSAARDGDEQEADEAAGPRHGALLQPEAEDWVVLELPYMTHWSNKRHATNGIPRPRRAEDLPDWRMRERLRTVTAALVMCLNIGVDPPDVSKTNPCSKLICWMDPESLDPTKALPAIGRNLQVQFETLSMKTRYKQYLDPIVEETKRFCTNLRRTAKDERVLFYYNGYGVPKPTPGGEIWVFNKAYTQYIPLTLYDLQTWLGHPCIYVWDTSAAGHIVANFRRLAELRAEDEVKLAAAEGREPPPIPSSDGIFTDAAGEPQFPLRDSIHLAACGPDEVLPMNPDLPADLFTCCLTSPIEISLRWFVLQNPLPSPLNVDMVMNIPGQLQDRRTPLGELNWTLTAVTDTIAWTVLPRALFRRFFRDDLMVAALLRNYLLAERIMRFYHCTPVSHPRLPPTHNHPLWDSWDLAVDQCLSQLPTLLAKEQARAEAENHGTPMPPHLAAFEYQHSTFFSEQLKAFEVWLSQGDVSRRPPRWRVQRHSVVRLYGDDSAHPLDAGGDVNDDTDPDVRVQHDPPSQLPIVLQVLLSQVHRLRALILLSQFLDLGPWAVNLALSIGIFPYVLKLLQSPAADLKPVLIYIWARILAVDQSCQVDLLRDNGYMYFASVLSPFQPNHVPGAAHGGQTLPIPNVSEHCAMCAFILAVFCRDFPLGQDACLETDVMDACLEHLEDDDYLLRQWSALCLAQLWDNNDVGKARAIAKDAHGKLCCLLSDASPEVRASILYALGVLLGTSGSMTIDVAHPTAAEQHRRRERTHGTARPPCVCTGALTGLTPVRQRNLEVGIAVAILASGSDCSPLVRRELVIVLSALVHYYHGFFVLAAYLYYMRESSVHDSSDAPNMSTKTEERIAQEETLLAAVFEGVLQRGHAVEPSDIAHVPAFVTLFVALLDLSVDPHPHVANLAGTVVDQIMSALLEHGSLHAANSVMRHQSLEQLSRPHAFPTAEGPTRAPVAAANPPREGPVRRTSASALSRTIRAISSMTGSPAPTYAPTHAEPTQPGMAAPKQPPHSRNTCAYLPPYDHATPQPVVADATASSRREVRIEDVLAECIASDLHRLNVRRHDDGLTTAWLGRVRERLPLKSSFFEWCSEYFTEPQMKSTEADEPGSSQYNRHMWRRQRCERHIAEAMEQVDDAGDVRWSKRVAVLTMPAPVRMFMFHEYDPHLVGVTEQDTLCVWDWEDHRLLSSFRHGPQPHGPITSLAFINEEVEALLLTASADGNVHLFRRYDRAVPELVSAFRALPDLLRSRYPSGVRVNWQQVNGRLLTAGDSRLVRLWDAHRELCIADVPTHVNACATSLTSDADIGHLFMVGFGDGSLGVYDQRHPPASSLVQLWDEHHAWVQNVHLQKHGRRELVSASVDGALRVWDIRARASILQSRVPTDHASLSDMAVHDRIPVLATTSSPHTAGPTIVHTTQLYSLHDLSPMGRPFYRALHSTAFSSSSMTVSASAAHAIRPVYERLAPLSPYSPSTSTVAFHPHSPVMAFGGPDHIVEIRRYSQ, encoded by the coding sequence atgGTTGAGACACCGCCGCACGATCCGCTGACAGAGGCCAATGTCCAAAAGCTCGAGgccgcgacgatgccggtgcgcgtgcgcagcgcggccagggacggcgacgagcaggaggccgacgaggccgcgGGCCCACGGCAtggtgcgctgctgcagccCGAGGCCGAGGACTGGGTCGTCCTGGAGCTGCCGTACATGACGCACTGGAGCAACAAGCGGCATGCGACGAACGGCATTCcgcgcccacgacgcgcggaGGATCTGCCCGATTGGCGCATGCGGGAGCGGCTGCGCACGGTCACAGCCGCCCTCGTGATGTGCCTCAACATCGGCGTGGATCCGCCGGATGTGAGCAAGACGAACCCATGCTCGAAGCTGATCTGCTGGATGGATCCCGAGTCGCTGGACCCGACGAAGGCACTGCCGGCGATCGGGCGCAACTTGCAGGTGCAGTTCGAGACGCTGAGTATGAAGACGCGGTACAAGCAGTACCTCGATCCGATCGTCGAGGAGACCAAGCGCTTCTGTACGAatctgcgccgcacggccaaagacgagcgcgtgctCTTCTACTACAATGGCTACGGCGTGCCGAAACCCACACCCGGTGGCGAAATTTGGGTCTTCAACAAGGCGTACACGCAGTACATTCCCCTGACCTTGTACGACCTGCAGACATGGCTGGGCCACCCGTGCATCTACGTGTGGgacacgagcgccgccggccATATTGTCGCCAACTtccggcgcctcgccgagctgcgtgccgaggaCGAGGTCAAgctggcggcggcagaGGGACGCGAGCCGCCTCCGATACCCAGCTCTGACGGCATCTTCACCGATGCAGCTGGCGAGCCGCAGTTCCcgctgcgcgactcgaTTCACCTAGCGGCCTGTGGCCCCGACGAAGTGCTCCCGATGAACCCCGACCTGCCGGCGGATCTGTTTACGTGCTGCCTGACCTCGCCCATCGAGATATCGCTGCGATGGTTCGTCCTGCAGAACCCACTGCCCAGCCCCCTCaacgtcgacatggtcatGAATATCCCAGGCCAGCTGCAAGAccgacgcacgccgctgggcgAACTCAACTGGACCCTGACCGCGGTCACCGACACGATCGCATGGACCGTCCTGCCGCGGGCCCTCTTCCGCCGATTCTTCCGCGACGATCTCATGGTCGCTGCCCTGCTGCGAAACTACCTGCTCGCagagcgcatcatgcgtTTCTACCACTGCACGCCCGTCAGCCATCCACGCctgccgccgacgcacaATCACCCTCTGTGGGACAGCTGGGACCTCGCCGTCGATCAGTGCCTCTCGCAGCTGCCCACCCTCCTCGCCAaggagcaggcgcgcgccgaggcagAGAACCACGGCACACCTATGCCCCCGCACCTCGCGGCCTTCGAGTACCAGCACTCGACCTTTTTCagcgagcagctcaaggcgTTTGAGGTATGGCTCTCGCAAGGTGACGTGAGCCGAAGACCACCGCGCTGGCGTGTTCAGAGGCATTCAGTCGTGCGCTTGTACGGCGACGACTCGGCCCACCCCCTGGATGCAGGCGGCGACGTCAACGACGACACCGACCCCGACGTGCGTGTACAGCACGATCCTCCATCGCAGCTGCCGATTGTGCTCCAGGTGCTGCTATCGCAAGTGCACCGTCTGCGTGCCCTCATCCTCCTAAGTCAGTTCTTGGACTTGGGCCCCTGGGCCGTCAATCTCGCGCTGAGTATCGGTATTTTTCCGTATGTGCTCAAACTGCTGCAAAGCCCCGCCGCCGATCTCAAGCCGGTCCTCATCTACATCTGGGCGCGCATTCTCGCCGTCGACCAAAGCTGCCAGGTCGATTTGCTCCGCGATAATGGATACATGTACTTTGCGTCGGTCCTGAGCCCCTTTCAGCCGAACCACGTGccgggcgccgcgcacggcggGCAGACGCTGCCGATCCCGAATGTGAGCGAGCACTGCGCCATGTGCGCTTTCATCCTCGCCGTCTTCTGCCGCGACTTCCCGCTCGGACAGGATGCCTGCCTCGAGACAGACGTGATGGACGCGTGTCTTGAGCACCTCGAGGATGACGACTACCTCTTGCGGCAGTGgtcggcgctgtgcctcgcCCAGCTCTGGGACAACAACGACGTGGGCAAAGCACGCGCGATCGCCAAGGATGCCCACGGCAAGCTGTGCTGTCTGCtcagcgacgcatcgccGGAGGTGCGTGCATCGATTTTGTatgcgctcggcgtgctccttggcacgagcggcagcATGACCATCGACGTGGCCCACCCAACAGCAGCCGAGCAGCATCGGCGCAGGGAGCGGACGCACGGCACGGCTCGGCCACCGTGTGTGTGCACCGGCGCCTTGACGGGACTCACACCGGTACGCCAGCGCAACTTGGAGGTGGGTATCGCCGTGGCGATCCTGGCGTCCGGCAGCGACTGCAGTCCGCTTGTGCGCAGGGAGCTGGTCATCGTGCTGagtgcgctcgtgcactACTACCACGGCTTTTTCGTGCTTGCCGCGTACTTGTATTACATGCGTGAATCGTCTGTGCATGAtagcagcgacgcacccaACATGAGCACGAAGACAGAAGAGCGCATTGCGCAGGAAGAGACATTGCTGGCGGCCGTGTTCGAGGGCGTCTTACAACGAGGTCACGCCGTCGAGCCAAGTGACATTGCGCACGTCCCGGCGTTTGTGACGTTGTTCGTCGCTCTGCTTGACTTGAGCGTCGACCCGCACCCCCATGTGGCCAACCTGGCTGGCACGGTCGTCGATCAAATCATGTCAgccctgctcgagcacggcTCGCTACACGCGGCCAACTCGGTCATGCGGCACcagtcgctcgagcagctgtcgAGGCCCCATGCCTTCCCGACGGCTGAGGGGCCGACTCGCGCGCCCGTCGCCGCGGCGAATCCACCGAGGGAGGGACCTGTGCGGCGGAcgtccgcctcggcctTGTCGCGCACGATTCGGGCGATATCGTCGATGACCGGCTCGCCAGCGCCTACGTATGCACCGACGCATGCCGAACCGACGCAGCCTGGCATGGCCGCCCCGAAGCAACCACCGCACAGCCGCAACACGTGTGCGTACCTACCGCCGTACGACCATGCCACGCCGCAGCCCGTGGTGGCAGACGCCACGGCAAGCTCGCGACGCGAGGTGCGTATCGAGGACGTGCTCGCTGAATGTATCGCGAGTGATCTTCACCGTCTCAatgtgcgccgccacgacgacgggcTGACAACGGCGTGGCTAGGGCGCGTCCGGGAGCGACTGCCTCTCAAGAGCAGCTTCTTTGAGTGGTGCAGTGAGTACTTCACGGAGCCGCAGATGAAGTCGACGGAGGCCGATGAGCCCGGGAGCTCCCAGTACAATCGGCACATGTGgcgccgccagcgctgtgagcggcacatcgccgaggcgatggagcaggtcgacgatgccggcGATGTGCGGTGGTCCAAGCGCGTAGCCGTACTGACGATGCCTGCACCCGTGCGCATGTTCATGTTCCACGAGTACGATCCCCATCTCGTCGGCGTGACCGAGCAGGACACGCTGTGTGTGTGGGACTGGGAAGACCACCGGCTCTTGAGCTCGTTCCGCCATGGGCCTCAGCCGCACGGACCTATCACGTCGCTGGCCTTCATCAACGAGGAAGTGGAGGCCTTGCTGCTGACGGCGTCGGCGGATGGCAACGTGCACCTGTTCCGACGCTATGACCGCGCGGTGCCCGAGCTCGTGAGCGCATTCCGCGCGCTCCCGGACCTCTTGCGCAGTCGTTACCCGAGTGGCGTACGCGTCAACTGGCAGCAGGTGAATGGCCGCCTGCTCACAGCTGGTGATAgtcggctcgtgcgcctgtggGATGCACACCGCGAGCTGTGCATTGCCGATGTGCCGACGCATGTGAATGCGTGTGCGACATCGCTCACGAGCGATGCGGATATTGGGCATCTGTTCATGGTCGGCTTTGGCGATGGCTCGTTGGGCGTGTACGATCAGCGCCATCCACCCGCCTCGAGTCTGGTGCAGTTGTGGGACGAGCACCATGCGTGGGTCCAGAACGTCCATCTCCAAAAGCACGGCAGACGCGAGCTCGTGTCGGCGAGTGTGGACGGCGCGCTCCGTGTATGGGATATCcgtgcgcgcgcctcgatccTGCAGAGCCGCGTGCCGACCGACCATGCGTCGCTGTCAGATATGGCCGTGCATGACCGTATCCCCGTGCTGGCGACGACCAGCTCACCCCATACAGCCGGACCGACCATTGTGCACACCACGCAACTGTACAGCCTACACGATCTATCTCCCATGGGCCGCCCCTTCTACCGCGCACTGCACTCCACGGCCTTttcctcctcgtccatgacagtctccgcctcggcagcTCATGCGATACGCCCGGTCTACGAGCGACTCGCTCCCTTGTCGCCATACTCAccgagcacgagcacagTCGCCTTCCATCCACACAGCCCCGTCATGGCCTTTGGGGGTCCTGATCACATCGTCGAGATCCGTCGGTATTCACAGTGA